One genomic window of Streptococcus mitis includes the following:
- the birA gene encoding bifunctional biotin--[acetyl-CoA-carboxylase] ligase/biotin operon repressor BirA: protein MKSYQAVYKILAKETDYISGEKIAEELSLTRTSIWKAIKRLEQEGIEIDSIKNKGYKLVNGDLILPELLEQNLPIKISFKPETRSTQLDAKEAIDLVNEANTLYLASYQTAGRGRFQRSFYSPQGGIYMTLHLQPNLPYDQLPSYTLLVAGAIYKAIKNLTLIDVNIKWVNDIYLNNHKIGGILTEAMTSVETGLVTDIIIGVGINFTIKDFPQELKEKAASLFKTPAPITRNELIIEIWRIFFETPAEELLYLYKKQSFVLGKEVTFTLDQKDYKGLAKDISETGKLLVRCDNGKEIWLNSGEISLKDWK, encoded by the coding sequence ATGAAATCCTACCAAGCCGTCTACAAAATTCTAGCTAAAGAAACCGACTATATCAGCGGAGAAAAGATTGCAGAAGAACTATCACTGACCCGAACATCAATTTGGAAAGCCATCAAGCGTTTAGAACAAGAAGGCATTGAAATTGATAGTATCAAAAACAAAGGCTATAAACTGGTGAATGGTGACCTTATTCTTCCAGAACTTCTAGAACAAAATCTTCCAATTAAAATCAGTTTTAAACCCGAAACAAGATCAACACAACTCGATGCAAAAGAAGCAATTGATTTAGTAAATGAAGCAAACACCCTCTATCTAGCTTCCTATCAAACAGCAGGACGAGGCCGTTTTCAACGTTCTTTCTACTCACCACAAGGTGGTATTTATATGACACTCCATCTTCAACCAAATCTCCCCTATGACCAATTACCATCCTACACACTACTTGTAGCAGGAGCCATCTACAAAGCCATTAAAAACCTAACTTTAATTGATGTCAACATAAAATGGGTCAATGATATCTACCTAAACAATCATAAAATTGGAGGGATCCTTACTGAGGCAATGACCTCTGTAGAAACTGGCTTAGTCACAGATATCATTATTGGAGTAGGAATCAACTTTACTATTAAAGACTTCCCTCAAGAATTAAAAGAAAAAGCTGCTAGTTTATTTAAAACACCAGCACCTATTACCAGAAATGAATTAATCATAGAAATCTGGCGCATTTTCTTTGAAACACCAGCAGAAGAACTATTATACCTATACAAAAAACAGTCATTCGTTCTAGGCAAAGAAGTTACTTTCACACTAGATCAAAAAGACTACAAGGGACTTGCTAAAGACATCTCTGAAACTGGAAAACTTCTAGTTCGATGTGATAACGGAAAAGAAATCTGGCTAAATAGCGGAGAAATTTCACTCAAGGATTGGAAGTAG
- a CDS encoding MarR family winged helix-turn-helix transcriptional regulator — translation MKDSHLVAHHIRLLNGRIFQKLVNQDSEALYRSEQGKILAVLWNSKTGCATATDIALATGLANNTLTTMIKKLEEQNLVTVSPCGEDKRKKYLVLTELGQSQKEVGYRVSQKLDTIFYKGFSEEEIRQFEAFQERILDNLKEEENEV, via the coding sequence ATGAAAGATAGTCATTTGGTAGCCCATCATATTCGTTTGTTGAATGGACGGATTTTTCAAAAGTTAGTGAACCAAGATTCTGAAGCTCTTTATCGGAGTGAACAGGGGAAGATTTTAGCGGTTTTATGGAATAGCAAAACTGGTTGCGCAACTGCAACAGATATTGCTCTGGCAACTGGGCTTGCTAATAATACGCTGACGACGATGATTAAAAAGCTAGAGGAACAAAATCTTGTAACCGTTAGTCCATGTGGAGAGGATAAGCGTAAGAAGTATTTAGTTTTAACAGAGTTGGGGCAGTCTCAGAAAGAAGTGGGGTATCGTGTCAGTCAGAAATTGGATACGATCTTTTACAAAGGATTTTCAGAGGAAGAAATTCGTCAGTTTGAAGCCTTTCAAGAAAGAATTTTGGATAATCTGAAAGAGGAGGAAAATGAGGTTTAA
- a CDS encoding O-antigen ligase family protein, whose product MKSIGFIEKLKGLSSKELILLGIILSIFLPFYLFVVVFCLYIISLIFTGDMKSILQKMGEHPMLLLFLGYSTVISVFAQNWMGVVASVGIFLFTVFFLHYQSILSHKFFRLILQLVLFGSVLSAAFASLEHFQIVKKFNYAFLSPNMQVWHQNRAEVTFFNPNYYGIICCFCIMIAFYLFTTTKLNWLKVFCVFAGFVNLFGLNFTQNRTAFPAIIAGAIIYLFTTIKNWKAFWLSIGVFAIGLSFLFSSDLGVRMGTLDSSMEERISIWDAGMALFKQNPFWGEGPLTYMHSYPRINAPYHEHAHSLYIDTILSYGIVGTILLVLSSVAPVRLMMDMSQESGKRPIIGLYLSFLTVVAVHGIFDLALFWIQSGFIFLLVMCSVPLEHRTLVSDMTD is encoded by the coding sequence TTGAAATCAATAGGCTTTATTGAAAAGCTGAAAGGGTTGTCTAGTAAAGAGCTGATTTTATTGGGGATTATCCTGAGTATCTTTTTACCCTTTTATCTTTTTGTAGTTGTATTCTGTTTATATATTATCAGTTTAATTTTCACAGGAGACATGAAAAGTATTCTTCAGAAAATGGGGGAGCATCCGATGCTGCTTCTTTTTCTTGGCTATAGTACTGTTATATCCGTTTTTGCACAAAATTGGATGGGAGTTGTGGCTTCAGTAGGAATTTTTCTATTTACTGTTTTCTTTTTGCACTATCAGTCGATTTTATCACATAAATTCTTTCGATTGATTTTGCAGCTCGTCTTGTTTGGTAGCGTCTTGTCAGCTGCTTTTGCGAGTTTAGAGCATTTCCAAATTGTGAAGAAATTCAATTATGCTTTTCTTTCACCCAATATGCAGGTTTGGCATCAGAATAGAGCAGAAGTGACCTTCTTTAATCCTAATTATTATGGAATTATTTGTTGTTTCTGTATCATGATTGCCTTCTATCTGTTTACAACAACCAAGTTAAATTGGTTGAAAGTATTCTGTGTGTTTGCAGGCTTTGTGAATCTCTTTGGTTTGAACTTTACTCAAAATCGAACCGCCTTTCCTGCTATTATCGCTGGAGCCATTATTTATCTCTTTACGACCATTAAAAACTGGAAGGCCTTTTGGCTTAGTATTGGGGTCTTTGCGATTGGCTTGAGTTTCCTCTTTTCCAGTGATTTAGGAGTTCGGATGGGGACTTTAGACTCTTCTATGGAAGAACGCATTTCTATCTGGGATGCTGGGATGGCCTTATTTAAGCAAAATCCTTTTTGGGGTGAGGGGCCATTGACCTACATGCACTCGTATCCTAGAATAAATGCTCCTTATCATGAACATGCTCACAGTCTTTATATTGATACGATTCTGAGTTACGGAATTGTGGGGACTATTTTACTAGTTTTGTCTTCTGTGGCTCCTGTTCGCTTGATGATGGATATGAGTCAGGAGTCGGGGAAACGTCCGATTATTGGTCTTTATCTATCTTTCCTTACAGTGGTTGCTGTACACGGAATCTTTGACCTGGCCCTCTTCTGGATTCAGTCAGGTTTCATTTTCTTGCTAGTTATGTGCAGTGTTCCATTGGAGCATCGAACGTTGGTATCGGACATGACGGATTAA